Proteins encoded by one window of Deltaproteobacteria bacterium:
- a CDS encoding type II toxin-antitoxin system Phd/YefM family antitoxin, translating into MYQLVLLTMVIDYGLIKYMQTIAISKFKATCLAVLEQVRKTRRPLRVTRFGKPIADIVPPSPEISADGWLGCMHGTLSIDGDIISPISSAAEWEVLQKK; encoded by the coding sequence ATGTACCAATTAGTATTATTGACTATGGTCATTGACTATGGTTTAATTAAATATATGCAGACAATTGCCATTTCTAAATTTAAGGCCACTTGCCTTGCTGTCCTCGAACAAGTACGTAAAACACGCCGACCTTTACGAGTTACTCGTTTTGGTAAACCTATAGCTGATATCGTTCCCCCTAGTCCTGAAATATCCGCTGATGGTTGGCTTGGCTGCATGCATGGCACTTTGTCTATTGATGGCGATATTATTTCACCAATAAGTTCAGCTGCTGAATGGGAAGTTTTACAAAAAAAATGA
- a CDS encoding prevent-host-death protein produces MLVNVREARRILTKLSEILQHEGEIKISRRGTIVGRILPAAKRRVVPSHRRLRESIPKLTASEHLVRLDRDER; encoded by the coding sequence ATGTTGGTTAATGTTAGAGAAGCTCGTCGTATTTTAACAAAACTTAGTGAAATTTTGCAGCATGAAGGAGAAATAAAAATTTCACGTCGCGGTACAATAGTTGGCAGAATTTTGCCAGCGGCAAAACGTCGTGTGGTTCCATCGCATCGTCGTTTACGTGAAAGCATACCAAAGCTTACTGCAAGTGAACATTTGGTACGTTTGGATCGAGATGAGAGATGA
- a CDS encoding outer membrane beta-barrel protein: MRMFKVCLTVVALAAPLALAHAEEAEMAAAAAPSVTAGLPRDQGWNAGSWALLFELNNVFNQDAILNPFENFGAGVEYFLSPITALRVGAYVGYTTVPAEYTKTTTETGGTPAVTEYTVTVPGGTYTSISNFQATADFLYRLMTNAVAPYAGAGLFFSWNNRSTDYSDDATVTDQLTTVHNFDRRISGGVRGLLGAEWRIHPNFSLYAEYAVNVTLVSQHSTQNSKTTEVTAGGERSVLREKSESQTPAYLGTSALLAHGGQLGLAIHF; this comes from the coding sequence ATGCGAATGTTCAAAGTATGTCTCACGGTTGTCGCGTTAGCGGCTCCGCTAGCTTTGGCCCATGCCGAAGAAGCGGAAATGGCTGCTGCAGCGGCGCCGTCAGTAACAGCGGGGCTACCGCGTGACCAAGGTTGGAACGCGGGCTCTTGGGCACTGTTGTTTGAGTTAAACAACGTGTTTAACCAAGATGCTATTCTTAATCCATTTGAAAACTTCGGTGCTGGGGTTGAATATTTTTTAAGCCCAATCACCGCATTACGTGTGGGTGCGTATGTTGGTTATACCACGGTTCCTGCAGAATACACCAAGACCACTACCGAAACTGGTGGTACACCAGCAGTAACTGAATATACAGTTACGGTTCCTGGTGGTACCTATACATCAATATCTAATTTTCAAGCGACCGCTGACTTTTTATATCGCTTGATGACTAATGCAGTGGCTCCTTATGCGGGTGCAGGTTTATTCTTTTCATGGAATAATCGCTCTACAGATTATAGCGATGATGCTACGGTTACTGACCAACTGACTACAGTACACAACTTTGATCGTCGAATCAGCGGTGGTGTGCGTGGTTTGCTTGGTGCCGAGTGGCGTATACATCCCAACTTTTCACTCTATGCTGAGTATGCCGTAAATGTAACTTTGGTATCTCAACATAGCACGCAAAACAGCAAAACTACCGAAGTCACTGCTGGTGGCGAGCGTTCGGTTCTTCGTGAGAAGAGTGAAAGCCAAACCCCAGCCTACTTAGGTACAAGCGCTTTATTAGCACATGGCGGTCAATTAGGGTTAGCAATACACTTCTAA
- a CDS encoding type II toxin-antitoxin system VapC family toxin — translation MGSFTKKMKLLLDTHIWIWALNNPKKLNRKVRLALGSPKNELWLSPISVWEFLLLCERKRIKLHANTKPQQWLESAFLKTPIIEAPLTREVALHSRILPFIHDDPADRFIAATAAIYDLSLVTSDERLLNTTGFKKLSNI, via the coding sequence ATGGGAAGTTTTACAAAAAAAATGAAGCTACTACTTGATACTCATATTTGGATTTGGGCATTAAATAATCCTAAAAAATTAAATAGAAAAGTTAGGTTAGCGCTGGGTAGCCCTAAAAATGAATTATGGCTATCTCCCATTAGCGTTTGGGAATTTTTACTTCTTTGTGAGCGTAAACGTATTAAACTTCATGCTAACACTAAACCCCAGCAATGGCTTGAGAGTGCTTTCTTAAAAACGCCCATTATTGAAGCGCCATTAACTCGCGAAGTCGCATTACACAGTCGTATATTACCATTTATCCATGACGATCCTGCCGATAGATTTATTGCCGCTACCGCTGCCATATATGATTTATCTTTAGTAACTAGCGATGAGCGGTTGTTAAATACCACTGGATTTAAAAAACTTAGCAATATTTAG